A window from Leguminivora glycinivorella isolate SPB_JAAS2020 chromosome 16, LegGlyc_1.1, whole genome shotgun sequence encodes these proteins:
- the LOC125234400 gene encoding ATP-dependent (S)-NAD(P)H-hydrate dehydratase-like, producing the protein MNSIVKSLTAIGLHFVLCTKLVTSSIVEECSTIDNLNEERLLSLGKIIVPELEGKSKGDAGKICIIGGSTEYTGAPYFSAISSLKVGADLVFIITTENAAPVIKSYSPELIVYPYLSSKNLPNIVTLLNKMDIIIIGPGLGRDENTMKLTYDIIEACKMIKKPLIIDADGLYAVSNNLTIIKGYPLPGAILTPNNHEAKRFITAISSNSTWYTFWGDNVSVLHKGGEDHYYSSIASFDWTLSKGGSGRRAGGQGDILSGALGTFYTWALKYDLCDNDKSVQLAQSVAAFLSARFTRICNYKAFCIHGRSMTASDMINQIHASFDALFL; encoded by the exons ATGAATTCCATTGTCAAAAGTTTGACTGCGATTGGATTACATTTCGTTTTGTGTACTAAATTGGTTACATCGTCAATAGTGGAAGAATGTTCAACAATTGATAATTTAAACGAGGAAAGGCTTTTAAGCCTCGGTAAAATTATTGTTCCTGAATTAGAAGGCAAAAGTAAAGGTGACGCTGGCAAAATATGTATTATAGGTGGATCTACCGAGTACACAGGTGCACCTTATTTTTCAGCTATTTCATCCTTGAAG gttGGAGCTGACTTAGTTTTTATTATCACTACTGAGAATGCAGCACCAGTTATAAAATCTTATAGTCCAGAGCTTATAGTTTATCCTTATTTAAGCTCCAAGAACCTACCAAATATTGTGACATTGCTTAATAAAATGGACATAATCATAATTGGCCCAGGATTGGGAAGGGACGAAAACACTATGAAATTAACATATGACATTATAGAAGCTTGCAAGATGATAAAAAAGCCATTGATTATTGATGCGGATGGTTTGTACGCAGTTTCAAATAACTTGACAATTATTAAGGGATATCCTTTGCCAGGAGCTATTCTAACCCCAAATAATCACGAAGCGAAGAGATTTATTACTGCAATTTCTAGCAATAGCACCTGGTACACTTTCTGGGGAGATAATGTGAGCGTTTTGCACAAAGGGGGTGAAGATCATTACTACTCCAGTATTGCTTCTTTCGATTGGACTTTGTCAAAAGGAGGATCTGGTCGAAGAGCTGGTGGGCAAGGGGACATACTGTCTGGAGCTTTGGGCACATTCTACACATGGGCTTTGAAATATGATCTTTGTGATAACGACAAGTCGGTTCAACTTGCACAAAGTGTGGCTGCTTTTCTGTCTGCTAGGTTTACGAGAATATGTAACTACAAAGCTTTTTGCATTCATGGTCGCAGTATGACTGCTTCAGATATGATTAACCAGATTCATGCGTCTTTTGATGCTTTATTTTTGTGA
- the LOC125234943 gene encoding LOW QUALITY PROTEIN: muskelin (The sequence of the model RefSeq protein was modified relative to this genomic sequence to represent the inferred CDS: deleted 2 bases in 1 codon) yields MDDKYETVKLCYTIHKYSSHSANYIPENIMVNNPSDQLSRWFTDSNTPSQYIMLKIKAPAIVETIKFGKYIKAHVSDLKKFQILGGTDEHNLSVLLSAGLKKDSAPEVFRLRHRTTEGLYLPVQYLKIVPLQSWGPAYNYTIWYVELQGKTHEDLMAHVLDTINLRKEEEAVRMLLKHLRRRRYKDAFEALSRESGVRLEGELQARLWHALVENGDYKLAEDILDEAVTEGEFDWYMSWQPYTPVWREMSGCSVQVEDRLCCDTPPPQRSNELSCADREPRPLDAEVPVNGSHQNATLIAVPTGPRGGHQLVVDSTTGTLYLFGGWNGTEDLDDLWSYDTETERWALLCRHSGLENGPSPRSCHKMVFDPVHRRLYTLGRYLDNAQRVPSNMNSDLYMYDVPTSQWSLVTADTAAAGGPRLVFDHQMCIDCDTRTVYVFGGRVLPHNTWSLVMADTSAAGGPRLVFDHQMCIDCDTRTVYVFGGRVLPHNTEEAATPQYSGLYAYYLNTNTWQLLLADRHTLPAPQPRVSHSMLFHPVQRKLYIFAGQRNKEHLLDLWWWDVGTNTCGALCSGAAACPPPAAGFTQRATLDPDTDELFVLSGMSKEKDKRVYNTLWVFSLRRLTWTCVYRNDSITPREPRPRFAHQLVYDPLRKIHYLFGGNPGNQNSLRLRLDDLWALQLKRASIEKVSREAKLALREACFRELAATPGRDTMALKYLRKELHDVLDHNNPEEVDRFHALATVLFAGGSTARGAVALTPRRVRTLARRRVRHSAPPDLAHALHAVLGADDTIPEPPTPYEDVSLEAPDTWDVGEDDADSGAGDADWAARHARVLLYDNLCRYFRPSKVPPQQDIADLVAL; encoded by the exons ATGGATGATAAATATGAAACGGTGAAGCTATGTTACACAATACACAAATACTCAAGCCATTCAGCTAATTACATACCAGA AAATATAATGGTAAACAACCCATCGGATCAACTCTCGAGATGGTTTACGGACAGCAACACGCCCTCGCAGTATATAATGTTGAAAATAAAAGCGCCTGCTATAGTCGAAACTATCAAATTCGGGAAATACATTAAAGCTCACGTCAGTGACCTGAAGAAATTCCAAATATTAGGAGGCACAGATGAACACAACTTATCTGTGTTGTTATCAGC AGGACTCAAGAAAGACAGTGCACCGGAGGTGTTCAGGCTCCGACACAGGACCACAGAAGGCCTGTACCTGCCAGTGCAGTACCTCAAGATAGTACCGCTGCAGTCATGGGGCCCGGCGTACAATTACACCATCTGGTATGTTGAGCTGCAGGGGAAGACGCATGAGGACCTGATGGCTCACGTGCTGGATACCATCAATTTG CGCAAAGAGGAAGAAGCAGTCAGAATGCTCCTGAAACACTTACGGCGTCGCCGTTATAAGGATGCGTTTGAGGCACTATCGCGCGAGAGCGGTGTGCGACTCGAGGGCGAGCTGCAAGCGCGGTTATGGCACGCCTTAGTCGAGAATGGGGACTACAAGCTAGCGGAGGATATACTGGACGAGGCAGTCACAG AAGGTGAATTCGATTGGTACATGTCGTGGCAGCCATACACACCGGTTTGGCGCGAGATGTCGGGTTGCTCCGTGCAG gtGGAAGACCGCCTATGTTGCGACACGCCACCCCCGCAGCGCTCCAACGAACTATCGTGCGCTGACCGCGAGCCACGACCGCTCGATGCG GAGGTGCCCGTCAATGGGAGTCATCAGAATGCGACACTTATTGCTGTACCAA CCGGACCTCGTGGCGGCCACCAACTAGTGGTGGACTCTACTACTGGCACATTGTACCTCTTCGGCGGCTGGAACGGGACGGAAGATCTCGACGACCTGTG GTCATACGACACAGAGACAGAGCGCTGGGCGCTCCTCTGCCGGCACAGCGGTCTCGAGAACGGGCCCTCGCCTCGCTCGTGCCACAAAATGGTGTTCGACCCCGTGCACAGAAGGCTATACACTCTGGGGAGGTATCTGGACAACGCGCAGCGAGTACCCAGCAATATGAAT AGCGACCTATACATGTACGACGTGCCAACCAGCCAGTGGTCGCTGGTGACGGCGGACACGGCGGCCGCGGGCGGGCCGCGCCTCGTGTTCGACCACCAGATGTGCATCGACTGCGACACGCGCACCGTCTACGTGTTCGGCGGCCGCGTGCTGCCGCACAACAC GTGGTCGCTGGTGATGGCGGACACATCGGCCGCGGGCGGGCCGCGCCTCGTGTTCGACCACCAGATGTGCATCGACTGCGACACGCGCACCGTCTACGTGTTCGGCGGCCGCGTGCTGCCGCACAACAC AGAGGAAGCTGCGACGCCGCAATACTCCGGTCTGTACGCGTACTACCTGAACACCAACACCTGGCAGCTGTTGCTTGCTGACCGCCACACGCTGCCCGCGCCGCAGCCGCGCGTGTCTCACTCCATGCTGTTTCATCCG GTACAACGTAAACTGTACATCTTCGCAGGCCAGCGCAACAAGGAACACCTGTTAGACCTGTGGTGGTGGGACGTCGGTACGAATACATGCGGCgcgctctgcagcggcgccgcAGCGtgcccgccgcccgccgccggcTTCACGCAGCGAGCGACGCTGGACCCGGACACGGACGAGCTGTTCGTGCTGTCG gGCATGAGTAAGGAGAAAGACAAACGCGTGTACAACACACTGTGGGTGTTCTCTCTACGGCGTCTCACGTGGACTTGCGTGTACCGGAACGATAGTATCACGCCGCGGGAGCCCAGACCACGATTCGCCCACCAGCTTGTCTACGATCCCTTACGAAAG ATCCACTACCTATTCGGCGGTAACCCCGGCAACCAGAACAGCCTGCGCCTGCGCCTCGACGACCTGTGGGCGCTCCAGCTCAAACGGGCCTCCATAGAGAAAGTGTCCAGGGAAGCCAAGCTCGCACTGAGGGAAGCCTGCTTTAGAGAGCTGGCAGCGACGCCCGGGAGGGACACCATGGCCTTGAAGTATCTGAGGAAGGAGCTACACGATGTGCTGGATCACAATAATCCTGAGGAG GTTGATCGTTTCCACGCACTAGCGACAGTGTTGTTCGCTGGTGGTTCAACAGCGCGCGGCGCCGTCGCGCTAACACCGCGTCGCGTGCGCACTCTAGCAAGGCGCCGCGTGCGACACTCCGCCCCGCCAGACCTAGCTCATGCATTACACGCG gtgTTAGGCGCGGACGACACAATCCCCGAGCCCCCGACGCCGTACGAGGACGTGTCTCTCGAGGCGCCCGACACCTGGGACGTCGGCGAGGACGACGCCGACAGCGGCGCCGGCGACGCGGACTGGGCCGCCCGACACGCCAgggtcttactctatgacaacCTGTGTCGGTACTTCAGGCCTAGCAAGGTGCCGCCGCAGCAGGACATAGCGGACCTGGTGGCGCTGTGA